From the Macadamia integrifolia cultivar HAES 741 unplaced genomic scaffold, SCU_Mint_v3 scaffold2264, whole genome shotgun sequence genome, one window contains:
- the LOC122066143 gene encoding uncharacterized membrane protein At4g09580 → MEKREGDIASGIKGSKFPLTFWETTIGLGVIASFVLGLLGVYYTMPASDYGFLKLPRSLEDLQILRDHLESYTSDYTIQVLVGYFTVYIFMQTFMIPGTVFMSLLAGALFGVFKGVALVVFASTAGASSCYFLSKLIGKPLVFSLWPDKLSFFQAQVAKRKGSLLNYMLFLRLTPTLPNTFINVASPIVNVPYHTFFLGTFIGLIPAAYLTVRAGIALGELRSLGDLYDFQAIGTLFFIGIVSVTPTLMTKSNT, encoded by the exons atggagaagagggagggaGATATTGCTTCCGGTATCAAGGGATCGAAATTCCCTTTAACGTTTTGGGAGACGACGATAGGTTTGGGTGTCATTGCTAGTTTCGTTTTGGGGCTTCTTGGTGTTTATTACACAATGCCTGCCTCCGATTATGGCTTCCTCAAGTTGCCTCGCAgtcttgaagatctccaaattCTCAG GGATCACCTTGAGAGTTACACTAGCGATTACACGATACAGGTCCTTGTGGGGTACTTCACAGTCTACATTTTCATGCAAACTTTCATGATTCCAGGAACTGTCTTCATGTCTTTGCTTGCTGGAGCTCTTTTCGGAGTCTTCAAAGGTGTAGCTCTTGTTGTCTTTGCTTCCACTGCTGGTGCTTCTTCTtgctattttctatcaaaattgaTAGGGAAGCCCCTGGTCTTCTCTCTTTGGCCAGACAAATTGAGTTTTTTTCAAGCCCAG GTAGctaaaagaaagggtagtctaCTCAATTACATGCTTTTCTTAAGGCTGACACCTACCTTGCCCAACACATTCATCAACGTCGCATCACCAATCGTAAATGTGCCTTACCATACGTTCTTCCTCGGAACATTCATCGGACTCATTCCAGCTGCTTATCTCACTGTCAGG GCTGGAATAGCTCTCGGGGAGTTACGTTCGCTGGGTGACCTTTACGATTTCCAGGCAATTggtacccttttttttattgggattGTCTCCGTCACCCCTACACTGATGACCAAGAGCAATACTTGA
- the LOC122066146 gene encoding RNA-binding protein 34, whose amino-acid sequence MGKKLKEKTPKEDDRKDEVTGSTSDIFKTLLGNTSEEGGFSLFTCNNPFRRKPDQQQIGLGFSSAEASQNPKTPNPDNDGDSQIEPKKRKRHKEKKLNVDAVDESVGNGDSENLEENKRKKSLERNPSSDVYMVGNGTIEEDSKDGLHVEKEKKKKKRKRDEVEEEYERRNYGVVEKDESEKVGLGKRVVGEKRKKMDDPGEVLVSKEGFDDESKLLRTVFAGNLPLKVKKKALLKEFSRFGEIESLRIRSVPLLDSKIPRKGAILKGKINEAVNSVHAYIVFKDEQAARSSLAHNMAVVGGNHIRVDMACPPRKKLKGETAGLYDRKKTVFVGNLPFDVKDEELYKLFCGINQLDSSIEAVRVIRDPHTSMGKGIAYVLFKTREAANMIVKKKSLKLRNRDLRLCHAKSDSTPLKKRNASPVWKDGLPSKRLAVTSGENSADGNIMPKAKAYLSYQGLRASKAGVQKKMSFSPRTFEQGKFQSKRQNGPEKKVRETKRPSVAARKRMALATKDGVVPKQIGNKRKLGSTAPGSSPRNKKARKIR is encoded by the exons ATGGGaaagaaactaaaagaaaaaacgCCTAAAGAGGATGACCGGAAGGACGAGGTCACCGGTTCTACCTCTGACATCTTCAAAACCCTTCTCGGAAACACCTCCGAAGAGGGTGGCTTTTCTCTCTTCACCTGCAACAACCCCTTCCGTCGCAAACCCGACCAACAACAaatagggttagggttttcttcagCTGAAGCTTCTCAAAACCCTAAGACTCCAAACCCTGACAACGATGGGGATTCCCAGATTGAGCCGAAGAAGAGAAAGCGacacaaagaaaagaaactaaatGTCGATGCCGTCGACGAATCGGTCGGTAATGGAGATTCGGAGAATTTGGAAgagaataagaggaaaaaatCGTTAGAGAGAAACCCTAGTTCGGACGTTTATATGGTCGGCAACGGTACGATTGAGGAAGATAGCAAGGATGGTCTCCATgttgagaaggagaagaagaagaagaagaggaagagggatgAGGTTGAGGAGGAGTATGAGAGGAGGAATTATGGAGTAGTTGAGAAGGATGAGAGTGAAAAGGTTGGTTTGGGTAAGAGAGTCGTgggggagaagaggaaaaagatggATGATCCTGGGGAGGTGTTGGTTTCGAAGGAAGGTTTTGATGACGAAAGCAAGCTCTTGAGGACTGTTTTTGCTGGGAACTTGCCGCTGAAGGTGAAGAAGAAAGCGTTGTTGAAGGAGTTTAGCCGTTTTGGGGAGATTGAATCACTTAGGATTCGGTCTGTGCCGCTCTTAGAT AGCAAAATACCCAGGAAAGGTGCAATTCTTAAGGGGAAGATCAATGAAGCAGTGAACAG TGTTCATGCGTACATTGTTTTCAAAGATGAGCAGGCTGCACGGTCTTCTTTGGCCCACAATATGGCAGTG GTTGGGGGGAATCATATACGTGTTGACATGGCATGCCCACCTCGTAAGAAACTAAAGGGAGAGACTGCTGGACTTTATGATAGAAAGAAAACTGTTTTTGTCGGAAATCTCCCATTTGATGTGAAG GATGAAGAACTTTATAAGTTGTTTTGTGGGATTAACCAGTTGGATTCTAGCATTGAGGCTGTCCGGGTTATCAGGGATCCCCACACAAGCATGGGGAAGGGCATTGCTTATGTCTTGTTTAAAACAAGG GAAGCTGCCAATATGATTGTTAAGAAGAAAAGCTTGAAGCTCCGAAACCGTGACTTGAGGCTCTGCCATGCCAAATCCGATTCGACACCATTGAAGAAAAGGAATGCATCCCCTGTATGGAAAGATGGATTACCTTCGAAGAGATTGGCTGTGACTTCTGGTGAGAATTCGGCTGATGGAAATATAATGCCCAAAGCGAAGGCTTATCTTTCTTACCAGGGCCTGCGGGCAAGCAAAGCAGGTGTGCAGAAGAAAATGAGTTTCTCCCCAAGAACCTTTGAACAGGGGAAATTTCAGTCTAAGAGACAGAATGGGCCTGAGAAGAAAGTACGCGAGACTAAGCGACCTTCAGTTGCTGCCAGGAAAAGGATGGCCCTTGCTACAAAGGATGGGGTTGTGCCAAAACAGATAGGGAACAAACGAAAGCTGGGAAGCACTGCGCCAGGGAGCTCTCCCAGGAACAAGAAAGCTAGGAAGATCAGGTAG
- the LOC122066144 gene encoding polyneuridine-aldehyde esterase-like, with product MWPATNQQKHFVLIHGACHGAWCWYKLETLLTSAGHKVTSLDLAASGINPKQVQDLNSITDYFEPLMEFMASLSQDEQVILVGHSHNGLSISVAMERFPQNISVAVFISAIMPSPTNSVVAIQEEYERLAKDSSMQRKYWFDVLPSLDQLSRQYQKSPPEDLTLATKLVRPMGFYGIEDMAKETAVTEEKYGSVSRVFVLCDEDILLKAFLKLMIKLSPPDEVKEIPGSDHMVMMSKPQELCAYLLDVADRYSLIPI from the exons atgtggCCGGCGACCAATCAACAGAAGCATTTCGTTCTAATCCATGGTGCTTGCCATGGGGCTTGGTGTTGGTATAAGCTTGAGACTTTGCTAACTTCAGCTGGTCACAAGGTTACATCACTGGACCTTGCAGCTTCTGGTATTAACCCAAAGCAAGTCCAAGACCTCAACTCCATTACTGACTATTTTGAGCCCTTAATGGAATTCATGGCATCTCTCTCCCAAGATGAGCAGGTGATTCTAGTTGGGCACAGCCACAATGGATTGAGCATTTCTGTAGCCATGGAGAGGTTCCCCCAGAATATATCTGTTGCTGTTTTCATCTCTGCTATCATGCCCAGTCCCACCAACAGTGTTGTTGCCATTCAGGAAGAG TATGAAAGGCTGGCCAAGGACAGTAGTATGCAACGAAAATACTGGTTTGATGTCCTTCCAAGCCTGGACCAGTTATCAAGGCAGTACCAAAAAAGCCCACCTGAG GATCTGACTCTTGCAACTAAGCTTGTGAGGCCTATGGGTTTCTATGGGATTGAAGATATGGCGAAGGAAACAGCGGTTACAGAGGAGAAATATGGATCAGTTAGCCGAGTATTTGTGTTGTGTGATGAAGACATTTTACTGAAGGCTTTTCTGAAGTTGATGATCAAACTAAGCCCACCTGATGAGGTGAAGGAGATCCCTGGTTCGGACCATATGGTCATGATGTCTAAGCCCCAAGAGCTGTGTGCCTATCTTCTGGATGTTGCTGATCGATATTCTTTGATTCCTATATAG